Genomic segment of uncultured Umboniibacter sp.:
GACTTTATCGGTAAGCAAGCAGTCGTGATCGCCTGGTACCCTAAAGCTTTCACTAGTGGTTGTACGGTTGAATGTAAATCACTGGCTATGAACGGACACCTCATCGAAGAATATGATGCGGCCTATTTCATGGCGAGTGTTGATCCGCTTGAGGATAATACCCGATTTGCTGAAGAGAACGATGCGAAGTTTCCGATTCTCTCGGATGAAGATAAGAGCGTCGCTGAGGCAATGGACGTATTAATCCCGGTAATCGGTGTCGCATCGCGAGTAACTATCTACATAGATATCGATGGTAATATCTCATTCATCGATGATGACATTAATCCCGCGACATCAGCGGAAGACATTGCTGCGCGTCTAGGGGAACTAGAGACACCTAAAGCCTGATTCAATCAGCAAGCGCGGGCCGCGAAAAAGGGAGCTTAATAGCTCCCTTTTTTATTTCTGAATAAGGACTACCTTATTCACACCAATAGTCTTCAATCCATCGTGCTGGTTTGAAATGTCGGTACCACTTACCGCTCTTTCCTTCGACCGCCTCAGGTGGATTCGGCAACCCGTGGAATATCAAAATTTTCGCCTCATCCGGAATAAATGGGTCTATGAAGAAATTCATTGGAAACTTCGGCAAGCACTTATATTTGAAACTTGGCACCCATTCATCTGGCCAAAATTGCATTTTACCGGAACGATGCATCTCTCGCGATAAATAGGCCTGCTCATGGCGAACTTCACTTCGAACGCGCTCAAAGTTATTAACGAAGTTTTCAAGAATCTCAGGGTAGGCACCTGGAATAAAGCGGAATATAGACGAATTACCCTCCTGCTTTGCAGGGTTCTTTTTGTCATGAGCAATGAAAAATTCGCCTTCAATCTCAAATAATGGGTCAATCGAATCGACTATCACCACGTCGAGGTCAAGAAACAATGTCGGCCCCTCTAACCCTCCGAAACCTGGAGCAAAAACGGTTAGCTTGCGCCAACCGCGCTCTGGGAGTCCAGTAGGAAGCTCCAATTCGGGCAAAGGCTGTACTTCTACTTCCTCTCGTATACCGGAACCATCTTCAGTAAAGCAGACAAAGCGAAAGTCCCCGGTTAGGTTGCGGCGAACCATTGCATAAAGACGATTGACATAGTGTGGGGGAAACTTATCTCCCCATTTCATACAAATTATATTCAAGAGTATCTTCCTTCACCCCAAATTTTTGAATGTATTAATTAGCCATTAATACATAACAACTATACCACCTTATTCACGCGCTGCAGATTATAAACGTCGGGGTTTTCTACAGGCAATAAAAAAGGCCCAACCAAACGGTTGAGCCTTCTTCATTGTATTAAGTGCCTGGCGGTGACCTACTCTCACATGGG
This window contains:
- a CDS encoding redoxin domain-containing protein; protein product: MKFFAAALTALISLNAFALEVGDKAPAFELPASDGNTYNSEDFIGKQAVVIAWYPKAFTSGCTVECKSLAMNGHLIEEYDAAYFMASVDPLEDNTRFAEENDAKFPILSDEDKSVAEAMDVLIPVIGVASRVTIYIDIDGNISFIDDDINPATSAEDIAARLGELETPKA
- a CDS encoding glycosyltransferase → MNIICMKWGDKFPPHYVNRLYAMVRRNLTGDFRFVCFTEDGSGIREEVEVQPLPELELPTGLPERGWRKLTVFAPGFGGLEGPTLFLDLDVVIVDSIDPLFEIEGEFFIAHDKKNPAKQEGNSSIFRFIPGAYPEILENFVNNFERVRSEVRHEQAYLSREMHRSGKMQFWPDEWVPSFKYKCLPKFPMNFFIDPFIPDEAKILIFHGLPNPPEAVEGKSGKWYRHFKPARWIEDYWCE